From the Paenibacillus sp. FSL H8-0548 genome, one window contains:
- a CDS encoding DUF1294 domain-containing protein — protein sequence MCFNITTLYLLIIYVLLINVYTFAIMGLDKSRAKKHRQRISENRLFTLSAIGGAGGTWLAMKAWRHKTKHRSFTVGIPFLFGLNLLLLIGALWLIGITANS from the coding sequence GTGTGCTTTAATATTACTACATTATATCTATTAATTATTTATGTTCTTCTTATTAATGTCTATACGTTTGCGATCATGGGTTTAGATAAATCGAGAGCCAAAAAGCATCGTCAGCGTATATCCGAAAACAGATTATTTACCCTTAGCGCCATCGGCGGAGCTGGAGGGACATGGCTTGCGATGAAGGCATGGCGTCATAAGACGAAGCACCGCTCCTTTACCGTCGGCATTCCCTTTTTGTTTGGTTTAAATTTGCTGCTGCTAATTGGCGCATTGTGGCTTATTGGAATAACTGCAAACTCTTAA